A region from the Spirochaeta thermophila DSM 6192 genome encodes:
- a CDS encoding glycoside hydrolase family 127 protein — MPHTFFLPRYVHLTSGCMARPHRTVIEKVIPYQEKVLRDEVPDAPSHAIENFRIAAGESSGEFQGMVFQDSDVAKWLEATAYSLMVRPDPDLERRADEVISLIGKAQLPDGYLNTYFILTDIEKRWTNLAECHELYCAGHMLEAAIAYFQATGKRELLDIMLRFVDHIDSRFGPEEGKLKGYPGHQEIELALLKLYELTGEKRHLDLASFFIEERGRQPHYFEWEWEKRGRTSFWPRFRELGHEYSQSHIPVREQREAVGHAVRAMYMYTALADLARITGDTLLWETAQALWKDVTRRKMYLTGGIGASAFGESFSIAYDLPNDRAYNETCASIGLFFWASRMLRKEIDAEYSDVMELALYNGILSGMSLDGSRFFYVNPLEVWPEACRHREDLRHVMTTRQKWFGCACCPPNLARLLASIGGYYYSRSGSSLFVHFYGSSNLTIEDWGVTVEQETEYPWDGEVKLSVIAREPREFTLSLRIPGWCNDFSLEMNGEAYTSTPERGYVAIRRTWNGRDTVRLRLSMPVMKIYASPAVRENVGKIALKRGPVIYCLEEVDNGKDLQALAIKRDSSPVARYESSLLGGLTTITAEGVRLTADDSAAPYHTTPPTRSPAYLVFIPYYAWNNRGEGEMRVWIREE; from the coding sequence ATGCCGCACACCTTTTTCCTTCCCAGGTACGTGCACCTCACCTCAGGATGTATGGCACGACCCCACAGGACCGTGATAGAGAAGGTGATTCCCTACCAGGAGAAGGTACTCAGAGACGAGGTGCCCGATGCCCCGAGCCACGCGATAGAGAACTTCAGGATCGCCGCAGGAGAATCGTCGGGGGAATTCCAGGGGATGGTCTTCCAGGACAGCGACGTGGCGAAGTGGCTGGAGGCGACCGCCTATTCTCTCATGGTCCGGCCGGATCCCGATCTTGAGAGGCGGGCCGACGAGGTGATCTCCCTCATAGGAAAGGCCCAACTGCCTGACGGGTACCTCAACACCTATTTCATCCTCACGGACATCGAAAAACGGTGGACCAACCTCGCGGAGTGCCACGAGCTCTACTGTGCAGGCCACATGCTCGAGGCGGCCATCGCCTACTTTCAGGCCACGGGAAAGAGGGAGCTCCTCGACATCATGCTCCGGTTCGTGGATCACATCGACTCCCGGTTCGGTCCAGAAGAAGGAAAACTGAAGGGATACCCAGGACATCAGGAGATAGAGCTCGCCCTCCTCAAGCTGTACGAACTCACAGGAGAAAAGCGGCATCTCGACCTCGCTTCGTTCTTCATCGAGGAGCGGGGTAGGCAACCGCATTACTTCGAGTGGGAATGGGAAAAGCGTGGGAGGACGTCCTTCTGGCCCAGATTCAGAGAGCTCGGTCATGAATACTCGCAATCCCATATCCCCGTGAGAGAACAAAGGGAGGCGGTCGGGCATGCGGTGAGAGCGATGTACATGTACACAGCCCTCGCGGATCTCGCACGCATCACAGGAGATACCCTGCTATGGGAAACAGCGCAGGCACTCTGGAAGGATGTCACCCGCAGGAAGATGTACCTCACCGGAGGGATAGGCGCCTCGGCTTTCGGGGAATCCTTCAGCATCGCCTATGACCTCCCCAACGATCGCGCGTACAACGAGACGTGTGCATCCATCGGGCTCTTCTTCTGGGCCTCGAGGATGTTGCGGAAGGAAATCGATGCCGAGTATTCGGATGTGATGGAGCTCGCGCTCTACAATGGAATCCTCTCCGGGATGTCACTCGACGGATCGAGATTCTTCTATGTGAACCCCCTCGAAGTGTGGCCAGAAGCATGCAGACACCGGGAGGATCTGAGACACGTCATGACCACACGTCAGAAATGGTTCGGCTGTGCCTGCTGCCCACCGAACCTCGCACGTCTTCTCGCCTCCATCGGGGGGTATTACTACTCAAGATCCGGCTCCTCGCTCTTCGTGCACTTCTACGGATCCAGCAATCTCACCATCGAGGACTGGGGAGTCACAGTGGAGCAGGAGACGGAGTATCCCTGGGACGGGGAGGTGAAGCTTTCCGTGATCGCTCGGGAGCCGAGGGAGTTCACGCTTTCCCTCCGCATACCCGGATGGTGCAATGACTTCTCGTTGGAGATGAACGGAGAAGCCTATACGTCGACACCCGAAAGAGGTTATGTAGCGATCCGGCGCACATGGAACGGCCGCGATACGGTGAGGCTCCGCCTCTCCATGCCGGTGATGAAGATCTACGCTTCTCCGGCCGTTCGTGAGAACGTGGGAAAGATCGCGTTGAAACGGGGGCCTGTGATCTATTGCCTCGAGGAAGTGGACAATGGGAAGGATCTCCAGGCCCTTGCAATCAAGAGGGACTCCTCCCCTGTCGCCCGCTACGAATCCTCGCTCCTGGGTGGGCTCACCACCATCACGGCCGAGGGAGTCCGGCTCACGGCGGACGACTCAGCCGCCCCGTATCACACGACTCCTCCCACGCGGTCTCCCGCATACCTCGTCTTCATCCCCTACTATGCCTGGAACAACAGAGGAGAGGGTGAAATGCGTGTGTGGATACGAGAAGAATAG
- a CDS encoding AraC family transcriptional regulator — protein MEGLFYIENVEYKEHLPFKVFLHNVRECGFHLHKELEMLFVLDGSILVQVEGNQYVCGIDDVVLVHGEELHFTHSMGDQNIVLVFQMDVLYADQWEPGFSQMRFLCNSTLSREGKDQEKYRRLRTELASLMAMSRKTEEGARLRMMERVFRILSLLVSEFRVGEREMRVDRSQIEESMRYFSRVARILKYLDTHYMDRISLSELAEREGVHPSYLSRFFHEKVGLAFKDYLQMVRLQKSLRDLITSSRTITEIAMDYGFPSVKAYETSFRKFYGSTPSAWRSSTMERLAPPPHSVYNPLSRKKAFRLLERYVSSEEDRLR, from the coding sequence ATGGAAGGTCTTTTCTACATAGAGAACGTGGAGTACAAGGAGCACCTTCCGTTCAAGGTGTTCCTCCACAACGTGAGGGAGTGCGGGTTCCATCTCCACAAGGAGTTGGAGATGCTTTTCGTGCTGGACGGGAGTATCCTGGTGCAGGTGGAGGGAAACCAGTACGTATGCGGGATCGACGACGTGGTACTGGTGCATGGCGAGGAGCTCCACTTCACCCATTCCATGGGTGATCAGAATATCGTCCTCGTGTTCCAGATGGATGTGCTCTACGCCGATCAGTGGGAACCCGGGTTCTCGCAGATGCGATTCCTCTGTAACTCCACGCTCTCGAGAGAGGGGAAGGACCAAGAGAAGTATCGAAGGTTGAGGACGGAACTCGCCTCCCTCATGGCCATGTCCCGGAAGACAGAGGAGGGTGCACGCCTCAGGATGATGGAAAGGGTGTTTCGCATCCTCTCGCTCCTCGTCTCGGAGTTCAGGGTGGGGGAGAGGGAGATGCGGGTGGACAGGTCGCAGATCGAGGAGAGCATGAGATACTTCTCGAGAGTGGCGCGCATACTCAAATACTTGGACACCCACTACATGGATCGTATCTCCCTTTCCGAACTCGCCGAGCGGGAAGGGGTGCATCCCAGCTACCTTTCCAGGTTTTTCCACGAGAAGGTAGGGCTTGCCTTCAAAGATTACCTGCAGATGGTACGTCTGCAGAAATCGTTGCGGGATCTCATCACGAGTTCCCGCACCATCACGGAGATCGCGATGGACTATGGGTTTCCCAGTGTGAAGGCGTATGAGACGTCGTTCAGGAAGTTCTATGGATCGACCCCCTCTGCGTGGCGTTCCAGTACCATGGAGCGACTGGCCCCCCCGCCTCACTCTGTGTACAACCCCCTGTCCAGGAAGAAGGCGTTTCGTCTTCTCGAGCGGTATGTGTCCTCCGAAGAGGACCGATTAAGATAA
- a CDS encoding ArsR/SmtB family transcription factor — MERSEKFLLINSYEDARILKALSSEIRINILNLLTTETLNVNQIAERLKLPQSTVATNIAILEKAGLIETEIVNGKKGNQKLCRTRYEEIMVQFITEKKPEEDNTIEVEMPIGLYTNFHVTPPCGLCSSESIIGYLDVPDSFLLPERAKAALLWFETGWVEYQFPNNSLYRKEPLQSLEVSMELSSEIPGTNKQWPSDITVWINNEEIGTWECPGDFGDKRGKYTPEWWKLEGSQYGLLKNWSITESGAYIDGVKVSDITLSDLDISKHHSIRVKVGVKEEASHPGGVNIFGRGFGNYDQGVVLRLYFKNSRG, encoded by the coding sequence ATGGAGAGAAGTGAAAAATTCTTACTCATCAACAGTTACGAAGATGCCCGCATCCTCAAGGCGCTTTCTTCGGAGATACGGATCAACATCCTCAACCTGCTGACCACCGAAACCCTGAATGTGAATCAGATCGCCGAGCGTCTCAAGCTCCCACAATCCACCGTGGCGACCAATATCGCCATCCTGGAAAAGGCGGGGCTCATCGAAACCGAGATAGTGAACGGCAAGAAGGGGAATCAGAAGCTCTGCCGCACCCGCTATGAGGAAATCATGGTCCAGTTCATCACGGAAAAGAAGCCTGAAGAGGACAACACCATAGAAGTGGAAATGCCCATAGGCCTCTATACCAATTTCCACGTGACGCCACCGTGCGGCCTGTGCTCCTCGGAAAGCATCATCGGCTATCTCGATGTGCCGGACTCGTTCCTCCTTCCCGAGAGAGCGAAAGCCGCCCTCCTGTGGTTCGAGACCGGATGGGTGGAATATCAATTTCCGAACAACAGCCTCTACCGGAAAGAGCCGCTCCAGAGCCTCGAAGTGAGTATGGAACTCTCCTCCGAGATACCCGGCACGAACAAACAGTGGCCCTCAGACATCACGGTATGGATCAACAACGAAGAGATAGGAACCTGGGAATGTCCGGGGGACTTCGGCGACAAGCGGGGGAAATATACCCCCGAATGGTGGAAGCTGGAGGGATCCCAGTACGGCCTGCTCAAGAACTGGAGCATCACCGAATCGGGAGCCTATATCGACGGGGTGAAGGTCTCCGACATAACCCTCAGCGATCTCGATATTTCGAAACACCACTCCATCAGGGTGAAGGTGGGAGTCAAGGAAGAAGCCTCCCATCCCGGAGGGGTGAACATCTTCGGACGGGGCTTCGGTAACTACGACCAGGGAGTCGTCTTGAGGCTCTATTTCAAGAATTCCAGAGGATAG
- a CDS encoding MFS transporter, whose protein sequence is MKHQIRSSLGGPLFLSAMAVQFLISTSTFMLFTALPLYFQTQGAPKTVAGLSTTLFAIAALLARPLGGVLFDRYDRTLVFHLGVGTLIGATSLMALPAGIPYLLTCRLLQGVGFSLFTTGMGVLLPDFVPQGRVLQAIAIQGLVASLGPALGGPLAVQLLPAGFELVVVTSTLIGIAGMALAVPTFPRTPSSRDGEGSASSQDLPHRLWSRLFHKEALAPSAFALLLGLSYGAALTFIPGYALTRGIPNGGLFFTSFTLAVVLTRLFFGKVQGDLSLLTSGSFIVSGISFLLLIPLSGYLHLLVSGFLYGAGYGVAFPILNTGALMSAAHHRRGAAASTFFTAMDAGVATGSLAAGGIAQMCGFPAVYLTLGIGLLGGGAALLLPEVRGARFLRTLD, encoded by the coding sequence GTGAAGCACCAGATCCGATCGTCCCTCGGAGGTCCACTTTTTCTGAGCGCCATGGCGGTCCAGTTCCTCATATCCACCAGCACCTTCATGCTGTTCACCGCGCTCCCGCTCTACTTCCAGACCCAAGGGGCACCCAAGACAGTGGCCGGGCTCTCCACCACGCTCTTCGCGATCGCCGCGCTCCTCGCCCGTCCCCTGGGAGGCGTACTCTTCGATCGGTACGATCGGACGCTCGTATTCCATCTCGGAGTGGGAACCCTGATAGGCGCCACATCCCTCATGGCCCTGCCCGCCGGGATCCCCTACCTCCTCACCTGCCGGCTCTTGCAGGGAGTGGGATTTTCCCTGTTCACCACCGGGATGGGAGTCCTCCTCCCCGACTTCGTGCCCCAGGGCCGCGTGCTCCAGGCCATAGCCATTCAGGGCCTCGTCGCGTCCCTGGGCCCTGCCCTCGGAGGACCGCTCGCCGTACAACTCCTGCCCGCCGGATTCGAGCTGGTGGTCGTGACCTCCACGCTCATCGGCATCGCGGGAATGGCTCTGGCCGTCCCCACCTTCCCCCGCACACCATCCTCACGCGATGGAGAAGGAAGCGCATCCTCCCAGGATCTTCCCCACAGACTCTGGTCCCGCCTATTCCACAAGGAGGCTCTCGCCCCTTCCGCCTTCGCCCTGCTCCTGGGCCTGAGCTACGGCGCGGCCCTCACCTTCATTCCCGGCTATGCACTCACCAGGGGCATACCCAACGGCGGCCTCTTCTTCACCAGCTTCACCCTGGCCGTCGTACTCACCCGACTCTTCTTCGGAAAGGTACAGGGCGACCTCTCTCTCCTCACGTCGGGATCCTTCATCGTGAGCGGCATCTCGTTTCTCCTCCTCATCCCACTTTCCGGTTACCTGCACCTTCTCGTCTCGGGGTTCCTCTACGGTGCAGGGTATGGCGTGGCCTTTCCCATCCTCAACACAGGGGCGCTCATGAGCGCAGCACACCATCGGAGGGGTGCCGCCGCCTCCACCTTCTTCACCGCCATGGACGCGGGCGTAGCCACAGGGTCACTCGCCGCAGGCGGAATCGCACAGATGTGCGGATTCCCCGCCGTGTACCTCACCCTGGGGATAGGGCTCCTGGGAGGAGGCGCTGCACTCCTCCTCCCGGAGGTACGGGGGGCGAGATTTCTCCGCACCCTCGACTAG
- a CDS encoding oligopeptide/dipeptide ABC transporter ATP-binding protein: MWCSSALDVSSQKAVIRMLRLLMRERVIKAMIFITHELPLLYHVADDIAVMYAGQLVEKGTAREVIFDPLHPYSHALMGSILVPDEEFMSSSRTIRTIPGAPPNLKEEIRGCRFADRCPYAFDACREHAVAERPVGKRMYRCLIDVEDLKERYAHGE; this comes from the coding sequence ATGTGGTGTTCCTCTGCACTCGACGTCTCTTCCCAGAAGGCGGTCATCCGGATGCTCAGGCTGCTCATGAGAGAGCGCGTGATCAAGGCCATGATCTTCATCACCCATGAGCTTCCACTCCTCTACCATGTGGCGGACGACATCGCCGTGATGTACGCCGGGCAGCTGGTGGAGAAGGGGACGGCCCGGGAGGTGATATTCGATCCCCTTCATCCCTATTCCCACGCCCTCATGGGTTCCATCCTGGTGCCGGACGAGGAGTTCATGAGTTCCTCCCGCACGATTCGAACGATTCCGGGTGCTCCGCCGAACCTCAAGGAGGAGATAAGGGGATGCCGGTTCGCCGACAGGTGCCCATACGCCTTTGACGCGTGCAGGGAACATGCGGTGGCGGAGCGGCCCGTAGGAAAGAGGATGTACAGATGTCTCATCGATGTAGAAGATCTCAAGGAGAGGTATGCACATGGGGAATGA
- a CDS encoding ABC transporter ATP-binding protein — translation MGNEYVLEGVDLTRYFGIGRRRFAAVDHVNIGFREGEIVSIVGESGSGKTTLAKIFLGLLRPSSGEVRYRGEVLRLRGQRERRAYWSEVQAIFQDPFASFNQFFRVDRFLQDCLKVAGIQASEQEARRIKEEACSFVNLPYHEIYNKYPFELSGGQMQRLMIARVFIIKPRVLIADEPTSMIDACSRSTILDMLLSLRKERGTTIVFITHDLGLAYYVSDRIAIMHRGKICEEGDAKRVIEAPRHEYTKSLLADVPRLMAEWSLE, via the coding sequence ATGGGGAATGAATACGTGCTCGAAGGGGTGGATCTCACCCGCTATTTCGGTATAGGGCGGCGAAGGTTCGCCGCCGTGGACCACGTGAACATAGGGTTCCGTGAAGGGGAGATCGTCTCCATAGTGGGGGAGAGCGGGAGCGGTAAGACCACCCTGGCCAAGATATTCCTGGGGCTCCTCAGGCCGAGCTCCGGTGAGGTGCGCTACAGGGGAGAGGTGTTGCGGTTGCGAGGCCAGCGGGAGAGGAGGGCCTACTGGAGCGAGGTCCAGGCCATCTTCCAGGACCCTTTCGCGTCCTTCAATCAGTTCTTCAGGGTCGACAGGTTCCTCCAGGACTGTCTCAAGGTGGCGGGTATTCAGGCCTCGGAACAAGAGGCGCGCAGGATCAAGGAGGAGGCGTGCTCCTTCGTAAACCTCCCCTATCACGAGATCTACAACAAGTATCCATTCGAGCTCTCGGGCGGGCAGATGCAGCGTCTCATGATCGCCCGGGTGTTCATCATCAAACCGAGGGTACTCATCGCCGATGAGCCCACGTCCATGATAGACGCCTGTTCCCGCTCGACGATACTCGACATGTTGCTTTCCCTCAGGAAGGAACGGGGTACGACGATCGTGTTCATCACGCATGACCTGGGGCTTGCCTACTATGTGAGCGATCGGATCGCCATCATGCACAGGGGAAAGATATGCGAGGAAGGTGATGCGAAACGGGTGATAGAGGCCCCCCGACACGAGTACACGAAGAGCCTTCTCGCTGATGTTCCCAGGCTCATGGCCGAGTGGAGTCTCGAGTAA
- a CDS encoding glycoside hydrolase family 3 protein, with product MEWMSRAPFSLSPQDRRWVEETFRSLSLEEKVGQVFVLLCDELSEEKMQYVLGLKPGGIHRFPNGVSWETLASSAVFLQEHSRVPLLLTGDLEFSFFAVKIGDEGSEFQTQMGVAASSDPLRDVERMARIAAREGRALGYNVTFSPVVDINYNFRSTITGTRTFGSDADMVRRLSEVYVRVLQEEGMGACAKHWPGDGVDDRDQHLVTSCNSLSRDVWEASYGEVYRGVIQAGVQSIMSAHICAPALVDGPDRFVPASLSGDLTITFLRERLGFNGVVISDATPMAGFASQGKREDLLPRALDAGCDIILFSEDPEEDVQIVLDAVKSGRVAPERLDEAVLRILAWKAALGLHRVEDWSSHVRGLMEEARASREEHARWAEECFASSITLVKHENDILPISPQRYRRVLLLESRPPEVFGPSGFTPFKDYLEQEGFWVTRMEADVLPDPDLYDLAIYLLDHYTFMSEGRASIPWAELHGGAFRSMWRFWDDIPTVMISLSSPYFLFEAPTVGTYVNVYSPAEVGLKVLVDLLMGRREFRGRNPVDPFCGMEDVRGSCGG from the coding sequence ATGGAGTGGATGAGCCGAGCACCGTTTTCTCTTTCTCCTCAGGACCGGCGTTGGGTGGAGGAGACGTTCCGATCCCTCTCTCTCGAAGAGAAGGTCGGTCAGGTCTTCGTCCTGCTGTGCGACGAGCTCTCCGAGGAGAAGATGCAGTACGTCCTGGGACTCAAGCCCGGAGGGATCCATAGATTCCCGAACGGAGTCTCGTGGGAGACGCTCGCTTCCTCGGCCGTGTTCCTCCAGGAACACTCACGCGTCCCCCTCCTCCTCACCGGCGACCTCGAGTTTTCCTTCTTTGCGGTCAAGATCGGTGATGAGGGGAGCGAATTCCAGACACAGATGGGGGTGGCCGCATCGTCCGATCCCCTCAGGGATGTGGAGAGGATGGCCCGTATCGCTGCCAGGGAGGGGCGGGCCCTGGGCTACAATGTGACCTTCTCCCCCGTGGTGGATATAAACTACAACTTCAGGAGTACCATCACCGGAACGAGGACCTTCGGGAGCGATGCCGACATGGTGAGGCGTCTCTCCGAGGTCTACGTCAGGGTGCTCCAGGAAGAGGGGATGGGGGCCTGTGCGAAGCACTGGCCGGGAGACGGGGTGGACGATCGCGATCAGCACCTGGTGACGTCGTGCAACAGCCTTTCCCGCGATGTGTGGGAGGCGAGCTACGGTGAGGTCTACCGAGGGGTGATACAGGCCGGAGTGCAGAGCATCATGAGCGCCCACATCTGCGCCCCTGCGCTCGTGGACGGTCCCGATCGTTTCGTGCCGGCCTCTCTCTCGGGGGATCTCACGATCACATTCCTTCGGGAGCGCCTGGGTTTCAATGGCGTGGTGATTTCGGATGCCACCCCCATGGCGGGTTTCGCCTCACAGGGGAAGAGGGAGGATCTCCTGCCCCGGGCCCTCGATGCGGGATGCGATATCATACTCTTTTCCGAGGATCCTGAGGAAGATGTCCAGATCGTCCTCGATGCAGTGAAGTCGGGGCGGGTGGCTCCCGAGCGGTTGGACGAGGCGGTGTTGCGTATCCTCGCCTGGAAGGCGGCGCTCGGCCTTCACCGCGTTGAGGACTGGTCCTCGCACGTGAGAGGGCTCATGGAAGAGGCGAGGGCGTCGAGGGAGGAACACGCCCGGTGGGCCGAGGAGTGTTTCGCCTCGTCCATCACGCTGGTGAAGCACGAGAACGATATCCTGCCCATCTCGCCGCAGCGGTACCGTCGGGTGCTCCTGCTGGAGAGCCGGCCTCCCGAGGTCTTCGGGCCTTCGGGGTTCACCCCCTTCAAGGACTATCTCGAGCAGGAGGGGTTCTGGGTGACCAGGATGGAGGCGGATGTGCTCCCCGATCCTGATCTCTACGATCTGGCCATCTACCTGCTCGATCACTACACCTTCATGAGTGAAGGGCGGGCTTCGATCCCCTGGGCGGAGTTGCATGGGGGAGCATTCCGATCGATGTGGCGCTTCTGGGACGACATCCCCACGGTGATGATTTCCCTGAGCAGTCCGTATTTCCTCTTCGAGGCGCCCACGGTGGGGACGTATGTGAACGTGTATTCCCCGGCTGAGGTGGGCCTCAAGGTGCTGGTCGATCTCCTCATGGGGAGGAGGGAGTTCCGGGGGAGAAACCCCGTGGATCCGTTCTGTGGAATGGAGGACGTGAGGGGCTCCTGTGGCGGGTAA